In Rhodococcus sp. OK302, one genomic interval encodes:
- a CDS encoding TrmH family RNA methyltransferase encodes MVHVIDISDPADPRLDDFRDLNSSDRRPDLPEGKGLVIAEGVFVTQRLLTSRFPTLSLLGVERRLLELADDLDGVDVPFYRTTADVMAEVVGFHLNRGVLAAAGRPSPLAVSDVLRDAKTVAVLEGVNDHENLGSMFRNAAGLGVDAILFGKGCADPLYRRSVRVSMGHVLRVPFAHVEKWPYDLEELRSNDFQLISLTPNPEAVTLAQAMTGDKVALLLGAEGPGLTEHAMRATDIRAKIPMAPGTDSLNVATAAAMAFYERVRTMQ; translated from the coding sequence GTGGTTCACGTTATCGATATTTCAGATCCCGCCGATCCTCGGCTGGATGACTTTCGCGATCTCAACTCTTCCGATCGCCGCCCGGACCTGCCGGAAGGCAAGGGTCTGGTCATCGCCGAAGGAGTTTTTGTCACGCAGAGACTCCTCACATCCCGCTTCCCGACCCTCAGCCTGCTCGGTGTCGAGCGGCGACTCCTCGAGTTGGCCGACGATCTCGACGGCGTCGACGTTCCCTTCTACCGGACAACCGCTGACGTCATGGCCGAAGTGGTGGGCTTCCATCTCAATCGTGGGGTGCTTGCCGCAGCCGGTCGGCCTTCGCCGTTGGCCGTCTCGGATGTTTTGCGAGACGCAAAAACGGTAGCCGTCCTCGAGGGCGTCAACGACCACGAAAACCTCGGCTCGATGTTCCGCAACGCCGCCGGTCTCGGTGTCGATGCGATCCTGTTCGGCAAAGGATGTGCAGATCCGCTGTACCGCCGTTCGGTTCGCGTCTCCATGGGCCATGTTCTGCGAGTGCCGTTCGCACACGTCGAAAAGTGGCCCTACGATCTGGAAGAACTGCGCAGCAACGATTTTCAGCTCATCTCTCTGACGCCCAATCCTGAGGCCGTGACCCTGGCTCAGGCTATGACCGGCGACAAAGTTGCATTGCTGCTTGGAGCTGAAGGTCCGGGATTGACCGAACATGCCATGCGCGCCACAGACATTCGCGCCAAGATTCCCATGGCGCCGGGAACCGACTCGCTCAACGTCGCCACTGCCGCCGCGATGGCCTTCTATGAACGCGTCAGGACAATGCAGTAA
- a CDS encoding DUF2537 domain-containing protein, with product MPSRTPWATGVAVSIFAAMLSTVAVAAFSEGLANVNVVLAILVNIVAVGGLAPTVWRWRAVPVWRWVVYGAVVGIPLGWIAAIAA from the coding sequence ATGCCGAGCCGAACTCCCTGGGCTACCGGAGTCGCGGTTTCGATTTTCGCCGCGATGCTGTCTACGGTTGCCGTGGCCGCATTCAGTGAGGGGCTCGCAAACGTCAACGTGGTACTGGCGATCCTAGTCAACATCGTTGCCGTCGGAGGATTGGCGCCGACGGTCTGGCGGTGGAGAGCGGTTCCCGTATGGCGGTGGGTGGTTTACGGTGCGGTAGTGGGTATTCCGTTGGGCTGGATCGCTGCGATAGCGGCCTGA
- a CDS encoding DUF6928 family protein — translation MAARVSTIWFIDSSDARAELSTYPQPDQSAALATAKRLYPGKDFESLGPHPLSTAATVQPGYVFVGVYQNISVVCSTELSSVLPSELPATWLLSPHAPRTLLVSSVPGRAQGSFALWEDGQLRRSFSALPIDIVENIGIPETWELPYWAGEHPLRYPPGVLPDPQSLPFHPQQFAEAANAEWLGFRYTGTPHDDDLDKTQILLWGFKIHQKVEAPKITLELVAPKAKLELAAPKVEPEPKTVSIPEPAPAPEPEPTPEPTPEPEAIEELHPPIEELETETVEPIAEAAEPIVDAAAPEPSAPEPAAPEPSAPQPKKRGRLARYFGFH, via the coding sequence GTGGCCGCACGGGTATCAACAATCTGGTTTATCGACAGCAGTGACGCGCGCGCCGAACTGAGCACGTACCCCCAGCCCGATCAGAGCGCGGCGCTTGCGACGGCAAAGCGGTTGTACCCCGGCAAGGACTTCGAATCCCTCGGGCCACATCCACTCTCGACGGCCGCCACCGTACAACCCGGCTACGTCTTCGTCGGGGTGTACCAGAACATCAGCGTCGTCTGTAGCACCGAACTGAGTTCCGTCCTTCCTTCGGAACTGCCTGCAACGTGGTTACTTTCACCCCACGCACCGCGAACATTGCTGGTCAGTTCCGTCCCCGGCCGCGCTCAGGGTTCCTTCGCACTGTGGGAAGACGGCCAGTTGCGGCGTTCGTTCAGCGCACTGCCGATCGACATCGTCGAGAACATCGGTATCCCGGAAACCTGGGAATTGCCGTACTGGGCCGGCGAGCACCCGTTGCGCTATCCCCCGGGCGTATTGCCCGACCCGCAGTCTTTGCCGTTCCATCCCCAGCAGTTCGCTGAAGCCGCCAATGCAGAGTGGCTCGGCTTCCGGTACACGGGCACCCCTCATGACGACGACCTCGACAAGACACAAATCTTGTTGTGGGGCTTCAAGATTCACCAGAAGGTCGAAGCACCGAAGATCACGTTGGAGCTTGTGGCACCGAAGGCGAAGTTGGAACTTGCCGCCCCGAAGGTGGAGCCGGAACCCAAGACGGTTTCCATTCCGGAACCGGCACCCGCACCGGAGCCAGAGCCGACACCAGAGCCGACGCCAGAGCCAGAAGCGATCGAGGAACTTCATCCCCCGATCGAAGAACTCGAGACCGAGACTGTGGAACCGATTGCCGAAGCTGCGGAGCCGATTGTCGACGCGGCAGCACCGGAACCTTCAGCCCCAGAACCGGCAGCACCGGAACCTTCGGCGCCGCAACCGAAGAAGCGTGGCCGCCTGGCCCGGTACTTCGGTTTCCACTGA
- the sepH gene encoding septation protein SepH, whose protein sequence is MRELRVIGLEPDGSHVVCADAQTGEKFRIPADDKLRAASRGDMARLGQIEIETDSQLRPREIQARIRSGASVEQVSREAGIPVSKVERYAYPVLLERSRAAEMAQGGHPIRDNGPTVPTLAEIVTHAFRARGHTIDDATWDAWRDEDNHWVAQLQWQAGRSTNAAHWRYQPDAHGGTIVALDDTAFDLIDPDFGRPLRGLAPVVDEKPELSRVDNEFVPVEEVKTEIDIQTEVAVVTEIPTVTEIAAPAEISAPVEIEPEPVVSEEIPEPVAETTPKTAPQQPSTKDKRGKPALPSWDDVLLGVRSSGR, encoded by the coding sequence GTGCGAGAGCTTCGAGTGATCGGACTTGAACCCGATGGATCGCATGTGGTGTGCGCGGACGCCCAAACCGGCGAGAAATTTCGTATCCCCGCCGATGACAAACTGCGTGCAGCATCTCGGGGCGATATGGCTCGACTGGGCCAGATCGAGATCGAGACCGACAGCCAGCTCCGCCCCCGGGAAATCCAGGCCCGCATCCGCTCCGGCGCTTCCGTCGAGCAGGTATCGAGAGAAGCCGGGATTCCCGTCAGCAAGGTCGAGCGATACGCCTACCCTGTCCTCCTGGAACGCTCCCGTGCAGCGGAAATGGCGCAAGGCGGCCACCCGATCCGCGATAACGGCCCAACTGTGCCGACCCTCGCAGAAATCGTGACTCACGCATTTCGTGCCCGCGGGCACACCATCGACGACGCCACGTGGGACGCCTGGCGCGACGAAGACAATCACTGGGTTGCCCAGTTGCAGTGGCAGGCCGGACGCAGCACCAATGCCGCGCATTGGCGTTACCAGCCGGACGCACACGGCGGGACGATCGTTGCACTCGACGACACCGCATTCGATCTGATCGATCCGGATTTCGGCCGTCCGCTACGTGGTCTGGCACCCGTCGTGGACGAGAAGCCTGAATTGTCACGGGTCGATAACGAATTCGTTCCGGTCGAAGAAGTCAAGACCGAAATCGATATCCAGACCGAGGTGGCGGTTGTCACCGAAATCCCGACGGTCACAGAAATCGCGGCTCCGGCAGAAATTTCAGCACCAGTCGAAATCGAGCCCGAACCCGTAGTTTCCGAAGAAATTCCGGAACCGGTGGCAGAGACCACACCCAAGACAGCACCGCAGCAACCATCCACCAAGGACAAGCGCGGAAAGCCTGCGCTCCCGTCGTGGGACGACGTTCTCCTCGGCGTACGTAGCAGCGGACGCTGA
- a CDS encoding DUF4234 domain-containing protein — MKRRNPFAVWIGLPLITLGIYVFVWYYKIHNEMSEFDRRRNIPVAGPMLVLLLLSWTVIGPLISFHNAGARVRDAQIAAGLPPTCSPTLSWILAFAFGLNTLYLQIELNKIVDRYPGALPETPVPLYV, encoded by the coding sequence ATGAAACGCCGAAACCCGTTTGCAGTGTGGATCGGTCTGCCCCTCATCACGCTCGGGATCTACGTATTCGTCTGGTACTACAAAATTCACAACGAGATGTCCGAATTCGATCGTCGCCGCAACATCCCCGTCGCCGGCCCGATGCTTGTCCTCCTTCTGCTCAGCTGGACGGTGATCGGACCGCTCATCAGTTTCCACAACGCCGGCGCACGTGTCCGCGACGCACAGATCGCGGCGGGACTGCCACCGACGTGCTCGCCGACACTGTCGTGGATTCTGGCGTTTGCCTTCGGACTGAACACGCTGTATTTGCAGATCGAACTGAACAAGATCGTCGATCGCTATCCCGGCGCCCTGCCGGAGACGCCGGTTCCGCTGTACGTGTGA
- the serC gene encoding phosphoserine transaminase: MTSTPIIPADLKPADGRFGCGPSKVRPEQLQSLVDVGASVFGTSHRQKPVKNVVASVRSGLADLFSLPEGYEVVLGNGGTTAFWDAAAFGLIREKSLHLTNGEFSSKFASVAKANPFIGDPIVVSADPGSAPVPVSDPSVDLIGWAHNETSTGVAIPVSRPAGSENALIAIDATSGAGGLPVNVADSDVYYFAPQKCFASDGGLWIALMSPAALERVEEIKTSGRWTPDFLSLPIAVDNSSKDQTYNTPALATLLLFANQIEWMNSNGGLDWATGRTADSSSRLYNWAEASEFATPFVADPAHRSQVVGTIDFNDNVDAAEVAKILRANGIVDTEPYRKLGRNQLRVGMFPAIDPEDVSQLTKSIDWVVSQLG; the protein is encoded by the coding sequence ATGACCTCCACACCGATCATCCCCGCCGATCTCAAGCCCGCTGACGGACGCTTCGGCTGCGGTCCTTCCAAGGTTCGCCCCGAGCAGCTGCAGTCCCTGGTCGACGTGGGCGCTTCGGTGTTCGGCACCAGCCACCGCCAGAAGCCGGTCAAGAACGTTGTCGCCAGCGTTCGTTCCGGCCTCGCCGATCTGTTCTCACTGCCCGAGGGCTACGAGGTCGTCCTCGGCAACGGTGGAACCACCGCGTTCTGGGATGCCGCAGCCTTCGGCCTCATCCGCGAGAAGTCGCTGCACCTGACCAACGGTGAGTTCAGCTCCAAGTTCGCTTCGGTTGCCAAGGCAAACCCGTTCATCGGTGACCCGATCGTCGTTTCCGCTGATCCGGGCAGCGCACCGGTGCCGGTTTCCGACCCGTCCGTCGACCTCATCGGCTGGGCACACAACGAGACCTCCACCGGTGTCGCAATCCCCGTCTCCCGCCCCGCGGGTTCGGAGAACGCCCTCATCGCCATCGACGCCACCTCGGGCGCCGGCGGACTGCCGGTCAACGTTGCCGATTCGGACGTCTACTACTTCGCTCCGCAGAAGTGCTTCGCCTCAGACGGTGGTCTGTGGATCGCGCTGATGAGCCCGGCCGCTCTCGAGCGCGTCGAGGAGATCAAGACCTCGGGTCGCTGGACCCCCGACTTCCTCTCCCTGCCCATCGCCGTGGACAACAGCTCCAAGGATCAGACGTACAACACCCCGGCGCTGGCAACCCTGTTGCTCTTCGCCAACCAGATCGAGTGGATGAACAGCAACGGCGGCCTCGACTGGGCCACCGGACGCACCGCTGATTCTTCCTCGCGCCTGTACAACTGGGCCGAGGCCAGCGAGTTCGCCACCCCGTTCGTCGCTGATCCGGCACACCGCTCGCAGGTTGTCGGCACCATCGACTTCAACGACAATGTCGATGCAGCAGAGGTTGCGAAGATTCTGCGCGCCAACGGAATTGTCGACACCGAGCCTTACCGCAAGCTCGGCCGCAACCAGCTGCGCGTCGGCATGTTCCCGGCCATCGATCCCGAAGACGTTTCCCAGCTCACCAAGAGCATCGACTGGGTCGTCTCACAGCTCGGCTGA
- a CDS encoding citrate synthase 2, protein MAVSAGIPDDFVSGLEGVVAFTSDIAEPDKDGGALRYRGVDIEDLVGQKVTFGNVWALLVDGRFGAGLPPAEPFPLPIHTGDVRVDVQAGLAMLAPIWGYEPLLDIDDETARDQLARASVMALSYVAQSARGIYQPAVPQKRIDEAKTVTERFMVRWQGEPNPAHVEAIDAYWVSAAEHGMNASTFTARVIASTGADVAASLSGAIGAMSGPLHGGAPARVLPMIEETERTGDARALVKGILDRKEKLMGFGHRVYRAEDPRARVLRATAKRLNATRYEAAAALEQAALTELRERRPDRAIETNVEFWAAVILDFAEVPAHMMPAMFTCGRTAGWCAHILEQKRLGKLVRPAAIYTGPAPRSPESVEGWDQISHA, encoded by the coding sequence ATGGCAGTGAGCGCAGGAATACCCGACGATTTCGTCAGCGGACTCGAAGGCGTAGTCGCCTTCACCAGTGACATCGCCGAGCCCGACAAAGACGGCGGCGCACTGCGCTACCGCGGCGTCGACATCGAAGATCTGGTCGGCCAGAAGGTTACCTTCGGTAATGTATGGGCCCTGCTCGTCGACGGACGCTTCGGCGCAGGCTTGCCGCCCGCCGAGCCGTTCCCCCTGCCCATCCACACCGGTGACGTCCGTGTCGACGTCCAGGCCGGACTCGCGATGCTGGCTCCCATCTGGGGCTACGAACCGCTACTCGACATCGACGACGAGACCGCCCGCGACCAGCTCGCACGCGCATCCGTCATGGCACTGTCCTACGTCGCACAGTCGGCGCGCGGCATCTACCAGCCCGCAGTTCCGCAGAAGCGCATCGACGAAGCCAAGACCGTCACCGAACGCTTCATGGTCCGCTGGCAGGGTGAGCCCAACCCGGCCCATGTCGAGGCAATCGACGCGTACTGGGTCTCCGCTGCCGAGCACGGCATGAACGCCTCCACCTTCACCGCCCGCGTCATCGCCTCCACCGGCGCTGACGTCGCGGCTTCCCTCTCCGGTGCCATCGGCGCTATGTCCGGCCCGCTGCACGGCGGCGCACCGGCACGCGTTCTCCCGATGATCGAAGAGACCGAGCGCACCGGCGACGCCCGCGCCCTGGTCAAGGGAATCCTGGACCGCAAGGAAAAGCTCATGGGCTTCGGGCACCGCGTTTACCGCGCCGAAGATCCCCGTGCACGCGTGCTCCGCGCCACGGCGAAGCGTCTCAACGCCACCCGCTACGAAGCCGCTGCAGCTCTCGAGCAGGCCGCTCTCACCGAACTGCGTGAGCGTCGTCCGGACCGCGCGATCGAGACCAACGTCGAGTTCTGGGCTGCTGTCATCCTGGACTTCGCCGAGGTTCCCGCGCACATGATGCCCGCCATGTTCACGTGTGGCCGCACCGCCGGCTGGTGTGCACACATCCTCGAACAGAAGCGTCTCGGTAAACTGGTTCGTCCGGCCGCCATCTACACCGGCCCGGCACCCCGCTCCCCCGAGTCCGTCGAGGGCTGGGATCAGATCAGCCACGCGTAA
- the pdxH gene encoding pyridoxamine 5'-phosphate oxidase: protein MSKERQDPVVVNNELAAMRVGYPQPGSESEAVHDRMSVELDVSQVEDGWLPLMRQWLQDAVEAEAPEPNAMTLSTLDEHGHPTSRTVLCKGLSEAGVLFFTNYRSDKARQIDAHPFASVNFTWLTLARQVIVRGAAEHVSEQVTQEYWRTRPRGSQLGAWASSQSQPVESRAALDEQLREVAARFGVDGEIPVPPHWGGILIRPEIVEFWQGRANRMHNRVRTAVVDGRWSAVRLQP, encoded by the coding sequence GTGTCGAAGGAACGTCAGGACCCGGTGGTAGTGAACAACGAACTGGCTGCGATGCGGGTGGGGTATCCGCAACCTGGCAGTGAATCAGAGGCTGTGCACGATCGGATGAGCGTCGAATTGGATGTGAGTCAGGTCGAGGACGGCTGGCTTCCGCTCATGCGTCAGTGGCTGCAGGACGCCGTCGAGGCCGAGGCGCCAGAACCGAACGCGATGACACTGTCCACTCTCGACGAGCACGGGCACCCGACGTCCCGGACGGTTCTCTGTAAGGGCTTGTCCGAAGCCGGGGTTCTGTTCTTCACGAACTATCGCTCCGACAAAGCGCGTCAGATCGACGCCCACCCCTTTGCGTCGGTGAATTTCACCTGGCTGACGCTCGCCCGGCAGGTCATCGTGCGAGGCGCGGCCGAGCATGTGAGTGAGCAAGTGACACAAGAGTATTGGCGCACCCGGCCGCGGGGGTCTCAGCTCGGGGCCTGGGCGTCGTCGCAATCACAACCCGTCGAATCGCGGGCCGCGTTGGACGAACAACTCCGTGAAGTCGCTGCGCGCTTCGGCGTCGACGGTGAGATTCCGGTGCCACCGCATTGGGGCGGGATCCTGATTCGCCCCGAGATCGTCGAATTTTGGCAGGGCCGCGCCAACCGCATGCACAATCGGGTCCGAACTGCCGTCGTCGACGGTCGGTGGTCCGCAGTTCGACTCCAGCCGTGA
- a CDS encoding MFS transporter — translation MKSVLADTTPLENPDYRRLWTAGIVTVIGAQLSVVAVPQQVYVITGSSGYVGLTGIFGLVPLIIFGLWGGALADVMDRRRLLMISSIGLGVTSVLFWIQAALNVNNVWLVLTLFAVQQAFFAVNQPTRAAIIPRLIPGAQLPAANSLNMTVVQFGAIAGPLLAGVLIPTAGLALLYLLDSIFLLATLWAVWKLPSIPPTGTSKRAGFREVLSGFSYLATQKVLLASFVVDIIAMVFGMSRALFPEIAEETFGGPPEGGFALGLLFAAMSAGAVLGGVFSGWLPRVQYQGKAILVCIVLWGLSMIGFGVAVYFASPSSSAIYLWAAVAFLAFGGAVDMVSAAFRSTMLQQVATDDMRGRLQGVFIVVVAGGPRIGDVLHGGAAFLFGTGVAAAGGGVLVVVGVVVAAIAFPTFVRYKVGRAA, via the coding sequence GTGAAGAGTGTTCTCGCGGACACGACTCCGCTCGAGAATCCTGATTATCGACGGTTGTGGACCGCCGGAATCGTCACGGTTATCGGCGCCCAACTCAGTGTGGTCGCAGTCCCGCAGCAGGTGTACGTCATCACCGGCAGTTCCGGCTATGTGGGTTTGACGGGAATCTTCGGTCTTGTTCCCCTGATCATTTTCGGGTTGTGGGGTGGCGCCCTCGCCGACGTGATGGATCGTCGACGGCTGTTGATGATCAGTTCGATCGGCCTTGGTGTCACGTCGGTGCTGTTCTGGATTCAAGCTGCTCTGAACGTGAACAACGTCTGGCTGGTTCTCACACTGTTCGCGGTGCAACAGGCGTTTTTCGCGGTCAACCAGCCGACTCGGGCCGCGATCATTCCGCGATTGATTCCGGGAGCGCAGTTGCCGGCTGCGAACTCACTGAACATGACTGTGGTGCAGTTCGGTGCGATCGCCGGGCCGCTGTTGGCGGGTGTGCTCATTCCGACGGCCGGTCTGGCTCTGCTGTACCTGCTGGACTCGATCTTTCTGCTGGCCACGTTGTGGGCCGTGTGGAAGCTCCCGTCGATACCGCCGACCGGAACGTCGAAGCGCGCAGGTTTCCGAGAAGTCCTGAGTGGGTTTTCCTATCTCGCGACACAGAAGGTGCTGCTCGCGTCCTTTGTCGTCGACATCATCGCCATGGTGTTCGGCATGTCCCGGGCGTTGTTCCCGGAGATTGCGGAAGAAACCTTCGGCGGCCCACCCGAGGGCGGTTTTGCTCTGGGACTGCTGTTCGCGGCGATGTCGGCGGGTGCCGTACTCGGCGGCGTCTTCTCCGGGTGGTTGCCACGAGTTCAATACCAGGGCAAGGCAATTCTGGTCTGCATCGTCTTGTGGGGATTGTCGATGATCGGATTCGGTGTGGCCGTGTACTTCGCGAGTCCGAGCTCCAGCGCGATTTATCTGTGGGCAGCGGTGGCATTCCTGGCATTCGGCGGTGCCGTCGACATGGTGTCTGCAGCCTTCCGCAGCACGATGCTCCAGCAAGTTGCGACGGACGACATGCGGGGTCGGCTTCAGGGCGTCTTCATCGTCGTTGTGGCGGGTGGCCCGCGTATCGGTGACGTCCTGCACGGCGGTGCGGCTTTCCTGTTCGGAACGGGGGTGGCGGCGGCCGGCGGTGGCGTTCTGGTGGTTGTCGGGGTCGTTGTGGCGGCAATCGCCTTCCCGACGTTCGTTCGGTACAAGGTGGGACGCGCCGCCTGA
- a CDS encoding aldose 1-epimerase family protein, with protein MTQPHSTGRGGFEIRGGGYRAEIAAAGAGLRLLDHDGPSGRRALTETWELGSKPPLSAGLVLAPWPNRIRDGHFMFDGIEHQLEITEPALGNASHGFVRRRNWSLVNHTYSRVELSVDVGLHKGWPYPLQLTIVYAVDESGLTVTHTATNKGATPSPFGLGMHTFIRAGDFPLDECSLHLAAGTRLPIDPQRLLPNAYSQPVAGTDFDFRTPRSLEGVQLDTPYSALDVGDGSGRTQHELLAPDGTGTALWTTREFPWIQAFIADPANDKGYPDRGRALALEPMTCPPDAFNSGIDMLVLGPGKTWTGTWGIRAL; from the coding sequence ATGACGCAACCGCACAGCACGGGTAGAGGTGGGTTCGAGATCCGTGGTGGCGGCTATCGGGCTGAGATCGCGGCGGCGGGAGCCGGATTGCGATTGCTCGATCACGACGGTCCGTCAGGGCGTCGTGCGCTCACCGAAACCTGGGAGCTCGGTTCGAAACCGCCGTTGTCCGCCGGACTGGTGCTGGCGCCCTGGCCCAATCGGATCCGTGACGGCCACTTCATGTTCGACGGTATCGAACATCAGCTCGAGATCACGGAACCGGCTTTGGGGAATGCCAGCCACGGGTTCGTTCGTCGACGCAATTGGAGTCTGGTCAACCACACGTACAGTCGCGTCGAATTGTCCGTCGACGTGGGATTACACAAGGGTTGGCCCTACCCGTTGCAGTTGACGATCGTCTACGCGGTGGACGAGAGCGGCTTGACCGTGACACACACTGCGACCAACAAGGGCGCGACGCCGTCTCCGTTCGGACTGGGAATGCACACGTTCATCCGGGCCGGCGATTTTCCGCTCGACGAATGTTCTCTCCATCTGGCTGCGGGGACGCGGTTGCCGATCGATCCGCAGCGGTTGCTGCCCAACGCGTATTCGCAGCCTGTTGCGGGCACGGATTTCGATTTCCGGACGCCGCGTTCGCTCGAAGGTGTGCAGTTGGATACGCCGTACAGCGCGTTGGACGTCGGCGACGGCAGCGGACGCACGCAGCACGAGTTGCTCGCACCCGACGGCACCGGGACGGCGCTGTGGACGACGCGTGAGTTCCCCTGGATTCAGGCGTTCATCGCAGATCCCGCAAACGACAAGGGTTATCCGGATCGTGGACGGGCGTTGGCTCTCGAGCCGATGACGTGCCCACCCGACGCCTTCAATTCGGGAATCGACATGTTGGTTCTCGGGCCGGGGAAGACATGGACGGGCACGTGGGGGATCCGCGCGTTGTGA
- a CDS encoding citrate synthase has protein sequence MPADNDTKPTLTYPGGEHTMSIARATEGNDGIELGKLLANTGYTTLDPGFVNTASTSSAITYIDGEKGILRYRGYPIEQLAGKSTFMEVSYLLIYGELPTEVQLESFTDRIRRHTLLHEDLKRFFDGFPRNAHPMPVLSSAVNALSAYYQDSLDPEDPEQVELSTIRLLAKLPTIAAYAYKKSVGQPFLYPDNSLSLVENFMRMTFGFPAEPYQGDPEVAKALDMLLVLHADHEQNCSTSTVRMVGSSDANMFTSVSAGINALWGPLHGGANQAVLEMLDEIKANGSTAAEFVRKVKNKEDGVKLMGFGHRVYRNYDPRAALVRETAHNILGKLGGDDELLNIAMQLEEAALTDDYFIERKLYPNVDFYTGLIYRAMGFPPRMFTVLFAMGRLPGWIAHWREMHEDPATKIGRPRQIYTGYTERDYKDMTSR, from the coding sequence GTGCCCGCTGACAATGACACAAAGCCCACGCTTACTTACCCCGGTGGTGAGCACACGATGTCCATTGCCAGGGCAACCGAGGGCAATGACGGCATCGAACTGGGAAAGCTGCTGGCCAATACGGGGTACACCACCCTTGACCCCGGCTTTGTGAACACTGCATCCACCAGTTCCGCAATCACCTACATCGACGGCGAGAAGGGCATCCTGCGTTACCGCGGATACCCCATCGAGCAGTTGGCCGGTAAGTCGACGTTCATGGAGGTCAGCTACCTGCTGATCTACGGTGAGCTTCCCACCGAGGTCCAGCTCGAGTCCTTCACGGACCGCATCCGTCGCCACACGCTCCTGCACGAGGACCTCAAGCGGTTCTTCGACGGCTTCCCGCGCAACGCACACCCGATGCCGGTTCTGTCCTCTGCAGTCAATGCGCTCTCGGCGTACTACCAGGATTCCCTGGACCCCGAGGATCCGGAGCAGGTGGAGCTTTCCACCATCCGTCTTCTTGCGAAGCTGCCGACCATCGCGGCATACGCGTACAAGAAGTCCGTCGGACAGCCGTTCCTCTACCCGGACAACTCGTTGAGCCTGGTCGAGAACTTCATGCGCATGACGTTCGGCTTCCCGGCCGAGCCGTACCAGGGTGATCCCGAGGTCGCCAAGGCACTCGACATGCTGCTGGTCCTGCACGCAGACCACGAGCAGAACTGCTCCACCTCCACCGTGCGCATGGTCGGTTCCTCCGACGCCAACATGTTCACGTCGGTCTCTGCCGGTATCAACGCACTCTGGGGCCCGCTGCACGGCGGCGCAAACCAGGCCGTGCTCGAGATGCTCGACGAGATCAAGGCCAACGGAAGCACCGCAGCCGAGTTCGTCCGCAAGGTCAAGAACAAGGAAGACGGCGTGAAGCTCATGGGCTTCGGGCATCGCGTCTACCGCAACTACGACCCGCGCGCTGCGCTGGTCCGCGAGACCGCGCACAACATCCTGGGCAAGCTCGGCGGCGACGACGAATTGCTCAACATCGCAATGCAACTCGAAGAAGCGGCTCTCACCGACGACTACTTCATCGAGCGCAAGCTGTACCCGAACGTGGACTTCTACACAGGTCTGATCTACCGCGCGATGGGCTTCCCTCCGCGCATGTTCACCGTGCTCTTCGCCATGGGCCGTCTGCCCGGGTGGATCGCACACTGGCGTGAAATGCACGAGGATCCGGCCACCAAGATCGGCCGCCCTCGTCAGATTTACACCGGCTACACCGAGCGTGACTACAAAGACATGACGTCCCGCTAA
- a CDS encoding FKBP-type peptidyl-prolyl cis-trans isomerase yields the protein MSSKPVIEFQEGPAPTDLVIKDLVVGEGTEAVPGGTVDVHYVGVEFESGEEFDSSWSRGESIQFPLRGLIKGWQDGIPGMKVGGRRQLTIPPELAYGPAGAGHQLSGKTLVFVIDLLNAK from the coding sequence ATGAGTAGCAAGCCCGTAATTGAATTCCAGGAAGGCCCCGCGCCTACCGATCTGGTCATCAAGGATCTGGTTGTCGGAGAAGGCACCGAAGCCGTTCCCGGTGGCACCGTCGACGTTCACTACGTCGGTGTCGAATTCGAATCCGGCGAAGAGTTCGACTCTTCCTGGAGCCGCGGCGAGTCCATTCAGTTCCCGCTCCGCGGTCTGATCAAGGGTTGGCAGGACGGCATTCCCGGCATGAAGGTCGGCGGACGCCGTCAGCTCACCATCCCGCCGGAGCTCGCCTACGGCCCGGCCGGGGCCGGCCACCAGCTTTCCGGCAAGACCTTGGTGTTCGTGATCGATCTGCTCAACGCCAAGTAA
- a CDS encoding alkylmercury lyase, giving the protein MDIEILYVDQCPNSDEAGVRVKEALAEVGLVDVAVSYRLLATDDEAAAVPFAGSPTILIDGVDAFPDADRVTDLACRVYPTEDGLKGYPTVDQLAAAIRRRV; this is encoded by the coding sequence ATGGACATCGAGATTTTGTATGTGGATCAGTGCCCGAACTCCGACGAAGCCGGTGTACGAGTGAAGGAAGCGTTGGCGGAGGTCGGCCTGGTCGACGTCGCAGTGTCGTACCGGTTGCTGGCCACCGATGACGAGGCAGCGGCGGTACCGTTCGCGGGATCGCCGACGATTCTGATCGATGGTGTCGACGCCTTCCCTGACGCTGACAGAGTTACCGACTTGGCGTGTCGCGTCTATCCGACGGAGGACGGGTTGAAGGGCTACCCGACCGTGGACCAATTGGCCGCTGCGATCCGGAGACGCGTCTAG